One Bemisia tabaci chromosome 4, PGI_BMITA_v3 genomic window, AATCAGGAATTGACTACAGCCCGATCGTGAGCACAGTCAATCCTCGATTCCTACTGGACAACTGCATTGCGGTCGCTTGCAAAGGGCATATGAACAAGGGTCACCTTAGCTGACGCACCTCTTCTACTGTGTATTTGATGACTTGGGACATTATTCTCTCACAATGTCATTTAACCACTCACGCCATTTGTCCACCTATATTCTTATAGGTATGGATGCAGCCTTCGTTTCTTGGATGGAATGTTCAAAAAAACTTTAGCGGATccttttacaaattttcactgCTCATGGTGTATAATAAGCTGCCTAATAAAAACAAGGAGTGGTGTAGAACAATTCTCAAAGCAATCTTAAAGAAAAGATGCTGGATTCATACCAGTACCACTCAGTAACTAATTTTGTCTGAAGATGTGTCATATATGACATCCCAATGTAAGCAAGTACAGACATgctattttctttaaaatcggGTGATAACATGGGTTAAATTTTTAGTGGGAGCATTTAGACCAGGATTTTGAAGGGATATCGAGTTTGGGGCAATCGGATTATCGGTAAAAACGATTGGATGAAAGGGCCTCCTTGCCTGGCAACTAACTTTAGTACAAGGACTATGAAAAATAAGCATCAGGACAACTTACCCCAATTGATTTATCATTAATCCGGTACTCTTTGTTGTAGTGATCCAAACCCAGTGTAAGTTGACGACTAGAGCCACTGACAAATGTATCATAAGCATAACGACGGAACAGAGAACTTTTACCAACTCCATACTCCCCGCAGAGTATTACTTTTTGCTCAGGTACCTTAATAGAGGCCATACTTAACTCCTCGAAAACGTAAGAGAAATTTCACTGTGAGGAAAGATACATTACATCATAAGAAATTGCGAACAGTTCCAGTGCGATGACTCTGAAGAAACATGAGATTGGTGTTGATAAACCCACTCATTTTTACACACTAAGGGCAAAAGTAAATAATGCAGTCAGGTGACAGAATTGGTGATTTTGATAGAGTCTAAATTCATCCAAGCGGCAATAGCAATAATACTATAGAGAAATAAAACCACAGGTACAGATTTCTCTTGACTTGAAAAACGCAAAGTGCTAACTTAAGACTAAACAAAAACACAGTTGGTTTGAATAGGTTAGAAAACTTGTAGCAGTGTTGCTAGATCTCGTGGGGAATAAATGTCAGCTGATGCGAAATCAATAATCATACAACAATTTTTTGGCAGTTCGGCAACGTTGCTAAACACCTACTACTCAATCTCATCACGTAATACGTAATACATACCTCTGAATCAagtattatacagggtgatcagAAAGTCTGGACCTTATACTAATTTTGAAACAGTCGCACCTAAAGATTTGAAATAGAGACTCTCTCTGATTAATAAGAGCTAATTTTTAccatattcaaaattttgggggactATCTGGGTGGGCCTACCCacccacttttttttcaaaaggcagCCCCCCTTTACATCATTAAGTACATCGTCTGAAAGGTACTTAATAAAAAGTGAGAATGGACCTCAATTTTTGAAGGAGTAAAGATGGGTCACAGTTTTACACAGGTATtttcaaccaattttttttttttttttttttttttttttttttttttttttttaagaaaaaaatcatttattatttatatacttaaaatttcacttctGTTTGAAGACTAGTTatcgaaatttttgattgaaGTAAAATGTAATCATTACTCCTATACAACCGAATACAGAAACTGTTATGTAGTTCTTTTTACTAGTGCAGattaaatacatgttttagaAACTTCTACTTCTGCTTGTTCGCTCTGTACCTTTCTATTTCTAACTTGTCCTTTCTAATTTGTAgtaattctttgaaattatgCTTTCATCACTTTATGTACTTTTTAATATGTAACGTCACTTGCTTTAACTTGCTACGCTTGTTTACTACTTTACTTAGCTTTGTGATATTGAGTTGGCACTGATGATGAGCCGCATGCCTGAAAATGGTCATTAGCTTGgaataaattattatttgcATCTTGGTATGAAtgtgttcattttcattttgatatGATTAATATAGATGCAGTATGCATGAATTTCATTTGCATTTATTATTGTGTTTTGATAGCcaataaatttcaaaacaaaagaatgAACTAAAGATCTGCCAAAGATGAATAgaaaggtgaaaatttaatgAGCAGCTTTCTTCCTCttgaacaaaagaaaattaaatcacTGGAAAAtgagagtttgaaaaaaataaaatgtcaataGACTGGTGACTTTACAAAAATACTTTATTCAAAACTAACTCGAAATGTCATTCACTTCCAACCAGATGACAATTGATTGTGATAGTTGAATGTCAAGAAAGATACCTAATTAAAAAAGTCCACagataaaatgaatttttcaaatgtttgcaGTTTTGAAAAGTTACATATAAGAACAGATTATTACAAAAAACTTGTGTGCCCTggtactttcaaaaataaaattaaaaacgtgaataCTTCAGACAATGAAAATTCCTGTATAAATAAGTAATAAATAGAACAAGGCTCGGTATtgatcttcaaattttctttccttccaATGAGTGTAATTATTATCATGAAAAGAGATCATCATcctataaaataaatgaaaatgatgaaTACTCAATGAATTGGACACACAAAATAAGTTCTTTAGATAGGAGACCAATTTCTGAAAGAAAGCTTACGACCAATCATAAAGAATCAAACATCGCCGACGTCTTCATGgacatttttatcacttttctAACTGCATATTATGTATCAATGAAACCTTTTAATCATAAAatccaatgattttttttcaaagcctaATGTGAAATTAGTCACTGATCAAGATGCATAACATTGGTTTTGAAGAATACTCTTCAAAGCTAGTTACACAAGAGAAAAATATCACAAAGAAACTCATTTTGTCGGCTATGTACCAATTAATGCTAATCAAATTGATCAAAGGTGAATATTTTCCCATGTAAGCTAACCTCTTGCgaacaaaaaaatgagatttgacCTCTACCATTGCTATGGGCCTGGCAATGTGATCATTTTTCTGGCACcttcttcaaatattttaaatttcttcatattttaactgcatttcaattttACCCTTTAGCTTGGTGAggtggatttttttaaagaatctatTTTAGGTCAGTAAGATGATGGCTCATTCTCAAAATAACTAAGTAACAGGAttaacaataaaatttttcCAACTGAGATATCAATATTCCTATGGTTTCCTTATATACATGTTCTCCCAGAGAAGATTTACAATtattgtttttacatttttttttacactttagcGGGAAGCGCACACATGACACCattcttaattaaaataaaactcaGAGATCAATCGATTCCGGCGCATATTTTGCAGTAGGCATTATAGTCACCTATGGACAAATTGACCCAGTTTAGGACCATCCGaatgaggaaattttacgaatgaACCTCTTCGTTAGCTCCGTCATAGTTCACATTAACATCTTCGTGCATTCCTTCGACATCAACTTCTGATTCCGGAGCATTCAACATATTAAGGGTAACTTCTGCAGATTTCCCGATCATTGActgttgctgctgttgttgctgctgctgttgttgtgcAACTATTGACTGCTGTGACATTGACCTTACAGGAATACCAGCATCTTCAAATGTTTTCTTCTTTAAAGTTGATCGAATTTGGGAcctaaaaaaacacattaaagaagttcaaaatgacaaatgCAGATGACTCTCCTAATATCGACTCATACAgtccaggggtgcagaaacttcaaaGGGTTCCCCCAATATAAATTTAAGTTAGATATGGCGCAATCAGATATTATAGAGCTATGATCGTCACACGCCAATCTGAGGTTTCCATATTATGTGTACTTGTACGTGTTGAGGATTCTATCTCAATAGAGTTTCTTCGCAACAGACCATTTCccgtttgaaataaaaaaataaaaacacttaGAGActgatttttaacaaaaattctgGCTGGTTTTAAATACTAAAAAACTATATTTCTTATTTAACTAAGAACATTAGCAGAGATGCCATAGTATCTAATGGACTCTTGACCCAGAAACAACTCACAGCTAAGCTGTGCATCGATCTCTATAGAAATGTTATCGTGTACTTGAAAATGAGTTCTCTCATTCATGGGTTACTACAAATTAAATTACAACTCATTGCATATGAGGGGCACTGATTTGGAAAAGTAACTAATATGAACTTTCTATTCATGACATCATTCCACATCTCAAATCTGTATCACATGGAGgcataattgaaataaattttgagaaaacttacactgttttctttttaatgtGAGCACTGATCTGGGCCAAGTCATCCATAAATTTTACGACTGACTGCTGGAGCATCGCGATTTCCTCATCCGACCATTTACCCCTACAACAATATACAAGTAAATTAGAATGCTgctattaagaaaaaaattagttttcaaATATATGCTTCACTGCAAACTATCCAGTGATTGGATATTAAAAAAGGTGTGTGTATGAATTTACAATTCATGATTCTTCTTGTAAGAGGACAAGATAAAGAACCTTCAAAAATCACATCGACGTGTTTACTGAAAGCAACATATTCGATTGGGTTagggaaaaataaatcaacattTATCCCAGGTATTACTGTTAAAATTGATGTCAATGGTTGTTCAGAGAAGAAGACtttaaaatagctgaaattgaGCTTTCATATCtgattttttgaatatttttttgaaaggatcTTACCCAGAAGGTGAATCTGCTGTGGGATGTAACTGTAGAATCAATTCTCCCAACTGATTAAACGCAGCACCAGCAGCAGTAAAAATTTCACCGACCTAAAACATAAATGAAGCACAATCGTAAAGACAGAACAGAACGAGGAGGAGATGTTCATCTAACGGAGGTAGAGATGCCTTTAGTCTGGAGTATACATGAGAAATCTCTGAAAGACTGAAACCAGCTGTGCAATGATGGTAGATCTTGAAGCTAACATGAGTTATGGCAGTAGAGTTTACTATTTCGCATTGACTTCCAAGAATATTACAGAGAATATTGGCAGAGTAGAGGTGTGACGGCTCACAACATACATTTATAACCCCGCAAGGATATGAATGTATGCTGCGAGTCATCATACAGGAAGAGGAATGGCGCTTCTGGCACGTGCAGGGATGTAGATGACTTATCATCACAAATAACAGCATTTAAGCAAAAAGAACGCTGATTGAACTGCAACCCTACAGAAAAAATGCGAACTTCACAGCAATTTTCTGAATTATATGGAATTTTAACATTGTGGCAAACtggcttttcaaaattatatggcCTTTCCATTTTGGCGTATGCGCGACTGGGAGATCATAATTGCGCGATTGGAAAATTTTGGCGCCCCTGCACAGGCAGAGACATTACCTGTTGTGGCTTTGGTACCTAAGAATCAGTTGAGGAAAGCAGTAAAGTGATCTGCAGAGTCGCCAAA contains:
- the LOC109032867 gene encoding BPTF-associated chromatin complex component 1, coding for MNSASKVGEIFTAAGAAFNQLGELILQLHPTADSPSGGKWSDEEIAMLQQSVVKFMDDLAQISAHIKKKTVSQIRSTLKKKTFEDAGIPVRSMSQQSIVAQQQQQQQQQQQSMIGKSAEVTLNMLNAPESEVDVEGMHEDVNVNYDGANEEVHS